tATCATTACCATTTACTTTACTTCAGACCATGTCGGAACCATCCTCCAACCATGAAGTCGGTGGCTATACGACCAGAAATGCATTCCGCATTCTCAAACGGTACATAGAGTCCGAGGAAAGATTTGCCATGGAAGGCACTTGCGAGGAGCTGTATCAAATGATTTCACAGGATGTACCTGCCGACAAGCAGCGCAGCACCTCTCAAAGCATTCAGCCCCAGGATAGAGTTGCTGAGGATGTGAGCAGCCAGGACGAAACATCTCAAAGCCAAGCGAACCAAGGCTGTCGGTCAAAGAGTGATCACATCCTCAGCGAGGCCATTCTGTGCGTTTCACTGGACATTCCGTACAACCACGAGGCGCAGACTAAGCTTCTACATCTTGCCCGGGAGCTGTCGATGTGCGATATTCTGAACAAGACACACGGAAGGTCAATCATGGTCTCCGGTAATTCTGTCAGAGGGCCGCGCACATATCGGGATTACGACTATTTTCGATACGTGGGCATGCCATACCTTCATCAGGAGGCTGGCCGATATGTTAATGGTACGTTTTATTCAAACGCCTTTTATATGTTATCGTTGATATAACAGAGCTGACGCTGCTTATTATTTTCAGGCTCTATCTCCAATGAAGCCGAAGCAACAAGGACTCTGAACGCCACTGCTTTCCAGGCTCGGCTGGCGTCTGCTGGGTGTCTGAATACTATTGCCTCGATGATCTGGGACATGATGGGCCTGGAGTGGGACAACTCGCCTCGCGAGAGCACTTTGATTAAAGTCGTGTCCGTCTGGGTAATATATGCCGGGTACTTTTTCTTCAACAAGATGGTCATTGACCCAATGCCTGTCAACGAGGATAACCAGCGGATGTTTAAGGCGGTGCGTCTTTATCAGGGCCCAATTTTTGGTCTCGAGCGTTGGAACTTCTGGCAGGAACAACTGCTTCGTTCCTCCCAAGACCCCAGTGTCACAGCAGAGGCCCGCGATATGGGGCTCCGAGCCGCCGATTTAATGGCAGCTCTGTCGCGCAACATCCGGTGATTGCGACACAAGTCTGTTGCAATGGGATGGTGATTTCTTTGGCGGCCGAGCCGTTTGCTGGATTCATTGTTGCGCTTTTGTCGGTCTCGCCGATGTCCACTCGTTATTTGTTTGATACCG
Above is a window of Aspergillus puulaauensis MK2 DNA, chromosome 2, nearly complete sequence DNA encoding:
- a CDS encoding DUF3632 domain-containing protein (InterPro:IPR022085;~PFAM:PF12311;~TransMembrane:2 (i192-211o223-240i)), coding for MSEPSSNHEVGGYTTRNAFRILKRYIESEERFAMEGTCEELYQMISQDVPADKQRSTSQSIQPQDRVAEDVSSQDETSQSQANQGCRSKSDHILSEAILCVSLDIPYNHEAQTKLLHLARELSMCDILNKTHGRSIMVSGNSVRGPRTYRDYDYFRYVGMPYLHQEAGRYVNGSISNEAEATRTLNATAFQARLASAGCLNTIASMIWDMMGLEWDNSPRESTLIKVVSVWVIYAGYFFFNKMVIDPMPVNEDNQRMFKAVRLYQGPIFGLERWNFWQEQLLRSSQDPSVTAEARDMGLRAADLMAALSRNIR